From Triticum aestivum cultivar Chinese Spring chromosome 4A, IWGSC CS RefSeq v2.1, whole genome shotgun sequence, a single genomic window includes:
- the LOC123085662 gene encoding probable glycosyltransferase 5: MMVKPSPMEGACNARRRTASVASDSIAVMAEQHDGKPANGVRWRPHYGCPAAGSTTIPLVFLLLLTGALLLILGPTDSILTLPSLRVVFSNPIHIATAAPPAVPPAAANVSDEDIGLPPPRQLTDPPYSLGRTILDYDARRSAWLAAHPEFPARVPPAGRPRVLVVTGSAPARCPDPDGDHLLLRAFKNKADYCRVHGLEVYYNTAFLDAEMTGFWAKLPLLRSLMMAHPEVELLWWVDSDAVFTDMRFELPWERYAAHNLVLHGWEAKVYEEKSWVGVNTGSILIRNCQWSLDLLHAMAPMGPRGPVRDSYGELFARELSGRPPFEADDQSALIYLLVTQRERWGDKVFFENSYELNGFWELIVDRYEELRREGAWPLVTHFVGCKPCRRYADSYPADRCRLGMERAFNFADDQILRLYGFGHESLNGTAVQRVRNETGGPLDAEDEELGRLLHPTFRAT, translated from the coding sequence ATGATGGTTAAACCATCGCCGATGGAAGGTGCGTGCAACGCGCGGCGCCGGACAGCTTCTGTGGCTAGCGACAGCATAGCAGTGATGGCGGAGCAGCACGACGGCAAGCCGGCCAACGGCGTGCGCTGGCGGCCGCACTACGGCTGCCCGGCAGCGGGAAGCACCACCATCCCCCTCGTGTTCCTTCTCTTGCTCACCGGCGCGCTGCTCCTCATCCTCGGCCCGACCGACTCCATCCTCACCCTCCCCAGCCTCCGCGTCGTGTTCAGCAACCCCATCCACATTGCCACCGCAGCTCCGCCAGCGGTGCCGCCCGCAGCCGCCAACGTGAGCGACGAAGACATCGGCCTCCCGCCGCCCCGGCAGCTCACGGACCCGCCCTACTCGCTGGGCCGCACCATCCTGGACTACGACGCGCGCCGGTCCGCGTGGCTCGCCGCGCACCCGGAGTTCCCCGCGCGCGTGCCGcccgcgggccggccgcgggtgcTGGTGGTGACCGGGTCCGCGCCGGCACGGTGCCCCGACCCGGACGGCGACCACCTGCTGCTGCGCGCGTTCAAGAACAAGGCGGACTACTGCCGCGTCCACGGCCTGGAGGTGTACTACAACACGGCGTTCCTGGACGCGGAGATGACCGGGTTCTGGGCGAAGCTGCCGCTGCTGCGGTCGCTGATGATGGCGCACCCGGAGGTGGAGCTCCTGTGGTGGGTGGACTCGGACGCGGTGTTCACGGACATGCGGTTCGAGCTGCCGTGGGAGCGCTACGCGGCGCACAACCTGGTGCTCCACGGCTGGGAGGCCAAGGTGTACGAGGAGAAGAGCTGGGTGGGCGTCAACACCGGCAGCATCCTCATCCGCAACTGCCAGTGGTCGCTCGACCTCCTCCACGCGATGGCACCCATGGGGCCCCGCGGCCCCGTGCGCGACAGCTACGGCGAGCTCTTCGCCAGGGAGCTCTCCGGCCGCCCGCCGTTCGAGGCCGACGACCAGTCGGCGCTCATCTACCTGCTCGTCACGCAGCGGGAGAGGTGGGGGGACAAGGTCTTCTTCGAGAACTCGTACGAGCTCAACGGCTTCTGGGAGCTCATCGTGGACAGGTACGAGGAGCTGCGGCGGGAGGGCGCCTGGCCGCTCGTGACGCACTTCGTCGGGTGCAAGCCGTGCCGGCGGTACGCCGACAGCTATCCGGCGGACCGCTGCCGCCTCGGGATGGAGCGCGCCTTCAACTTCGCCGACGACCAGATACTGAGGCTGTACGGGTTCGGCCACGAGTCGCTCAACGGCACCGCCGTGCAGCGCGTCAGGAATGAGACCGGCGGGCCGCTGGACGCGGAAGACGAGGAGCTCGGTCGGCTGTTGCACCCCACGTTCAGGGCAACTTAG